One Oscillospiraceae bacterium genomic window carries:
- the spoVAC gene encoding stage V sporulation protein AC produces MNNNEYKKYSKHHAKKSKFIKDFLLAYFCGGIICMIGQGFYDLYIYLGLNEKSVKMLVPSTLVFFACLLTGIGIFDKIAKYCGAGTLVPITGFANAMIAPAMDYKTEGLILGVGAKMFTVAGPVIVFGTLSSCIYGILLFIVKAVSIK; encoded by the coding sequence ATGAATAATAACGAGTATAAAAAATACAGTAAGCATCATGCAAAAAAATCAAAATTCATTAAGGATTTTTTACTTGCATACTTTTGCGGCGGAATAATCTGTATGATTGGACAAGGTTTTTATGATCTATATATATATTTAGGATTAAATGAAAAAAGCGTAAAAATGCTGGTGCCTTCAACACTTGTTTTTTTTGCATGTCTTTTAACCGGAATTGGAATTTTTGATAAAATAGCTAAATACTGCGGCGCCGGAACCTTAGTGCCGATTACCGGATTTGCCAATGCAATGATTGCTCCCGCTATGGATTATAAAACCGAAGGACTTATTCTTGGCGTAGGAGCAAAAATGTTTACTGTCGCAGGTCCGGTAATTGTTTTCGGAACATTATCATCCTGTATATATGGTATTTTATTATTTATTGTAAAAGCGGTGAGCATAAAATGA
- a CDS encoding sugar-binding protein — translation MKKLLLTAILSILILCLCLPISALGADDFGKLSVLPKEIEVDGVKDAFYDQYGIKLDINRILGGKLDVQGKAYFICSEKYLYIFIEVSDKTDCLSKTGNEWDFDCCEYLFNPDSSGLFQYRINSDSVISGSDNTKDADFAGKAIKVSEGYNTEFRAPRSLISSKNENKIALALMITDIYQNGSGNQNNIVLQNTATNFSLWSPDTYGFFSVGDIITLPAEPTETETEKEEDTTSPSTGDSMIIFVMTTVISLAVAITVSKKKI, via the coding sequence ATGAAAAAGCTTTTATTAACCGCAATTCTTTCTATTTTGATTCTCTGTCTTTGCTTGCCTATTAGTGCTTTAGGAGCAGATGATTTTGGCAAGCTCTCGGTTCTTCCAAAGGAAATTGAAGTTGATGGCGTCAAAGATGCATTTTATGATCAATATGGAATAAAGCTTGATATTAACAGAATTCTCGGCGGGAAGCTTGATGTTCAAGGTAAAGCTTATTTTATCTGCAGCGAAAAATATCTTTATATCTTTATAGAAGTATCAGATAAAACGGACTGTCTTTCAAAAACAGGCAATGAGTGGGATTTTGACTGCTGTGAGTATTTATTTAATCCGGATAGTTCAGGTTTATTCCAGTACCGTATAAACAGTGACAGCGTTATAAGCGGAAGTGATAATACTAAAGATGCTGATTTTGCAGGAAAAGCTATTAAGGTATCAGAAGGATACAACACAGAATTCAGAGCTCCTCGTTCCTTGATCAGCAGTAAAAACGAAAACAAAATCGCCCTTGCTTTAATGATCACAGATATTTACCAAAACGGTTCAGGAAATCAAAACAATATCGTACTTCAAAACACCGCTACGAATTTCAGTCTTTGGTCACCTGATACATATGGCTTTTTCTCTGTTGGTGATATAATAACGCTTCCTGCAGAACCGACAGAAACAGAAACAGAAAAAGAAGAAGATACTACATCGCCTTCAACAGGAGATTCAATGATTATTTTTGTCATGACAACAGTTATTTCATTAGCGGTGGCTATAACTGTATCAAAGAAAAAAATATAA
- the prfB gene encoding peptide chain release factor 2, whose amino-acid sequence MLEQANQLARDLKKDITELGNAIQIEKLKNELSTLEEQTQQSDFWLDSNRSQTIMAVLKDKKSVYDSYIELCELMKSTEELIELASDTDDDSLSADIMADVKRMQNMYEHQRTRLLLSGEYDKLNAILSIHPGAGGTEAQDWAEMLYRMYMRFAERDGFKFKMLDYLDGDEAGIKSATFSVEGEYAYGYLKGEAGVHRLVRVSPFDASGRRHTSFASVEVTPEFTDALKIEIRDEDLKIEAHRASGAGGQHINKTDSAIRIIHIPSGIVVGCQNERSQLQNKEVAMKMLKSKLLEIKKRENYEKIEDIKGVKLNIEWGAQIRSYVFMPYTLVKDHRTNYEDGDINKIMDGDLDGFINAYLKHNTETN is encoded by the coding sequence ATTTTGGAACAGGCAAATCAACTGGCTCGTGATCTTAAAAAAGATATAACAGAGCTTGGAAATGCAATACAAATAGAAAAGCTGAAAAATGAATTATCTACACTTGAAGAACAGACACAACAATCGGACTTTTGGCTTGACTCCAACCGTTCTCAGACAATTATGGCCGTTCTTAAAGACAAAAAATCCGTATATGACTCATACATTGAACTATGTGAGTTGATGAAATCGACCGAAGAACTTATTGAGCTGGCTTCGGACACCGATGACGATTCATTAAGCGCCGATATCATGGCTGATGTAAAACGGATGCAGAATATGTATGAGCATCAGCGTACCCGGCTTTTGCTTTCCGGTGAATATGACAAACTCAACGCAATTCTTTCTATTCATCCGGGTGCGGGCGGCACAGAAGCACAGGATTGGGCTGAGATGCTTTACAGAATGTATATGCGTTTTGCTGAACGTGATGGATTCAAATTTAAAATGCTGGATTATCTTGACGGCGATGAAGCAGGCATTAAAAGCGCCACCTTCTCTGTCGAAGGTGAATATGCATATGGTTATTTAAAAGGTGAAGCCGGTGTTCATAGGCTTGTTCGTGTATCTCCATTTGACGCTTCCGGCAGAAGGCATACTTCATTTGCTTCTGTAGAAGTTACGCCTGAATTTACAGATGCATTAAAGATTGAAATTCGAGATGAAGACTTGAAAATTGAGGCCCACCGTGCCAGCGGAGCCGGCGGTCAGCATATCAATAAAACCGATTCTGCCATTAGAATTATACACATACCTTCTGGTATTGTAGTTGGCTGTCAAAATGAGAGAAGCCAGCTTCAAAATAAGGAAGTAGCTATGAAAATGTTAAAATCAAAGCTGCTTGAAATCAAAAAACGCGAAAATTATGAAAAAATTGAAGACATTAAGGGTGTAAAACTCAATATTGAGTGGGGGGCGCAGATCAGATCCTATGTCTTTATGCCATATACTCTTGTTAAAGATCACAGGACAAATTATGAAGACGGCGATATAAATAAAATCATGGACG
- a CDS encoding phosphodiester glycosidase family protein: MMILYGPSKSMRDTFVLSMLETSAADFLATSFLPASTIKEIVMKNKISDNKDVTDPSIINISIGSEKPDESGSDETGETNPQTDDFKFNYNNQGICILDIYGKTYHGKLLAIKDPSRVFIGTPAEYGKGLGGETVLNMVKETNSLAGINGGGFYDPGKVSSLDGDIPTGINNSAGIVIKDGKIKYITEGFENEKFDLVGITDENILIVGTMTAKQALDLGMRDCLNFGPTLIVNGVPRRVEGYGSGLNPRSAIGQRLDGAILMLVIDGRQANSVGANYEDIMRIMLEYGAVNAANLDGGQSSMMIYDSKIITTPASLYKPRKIATTFLVKK, from the coding sequence ATGATGATTCTTTACGGACCGTCAAAATCAATGAGAGATACCTTTGTGCTGTCGATGCTGGAAACGTCGGCTGCTGATTTTTTAGCAACGTCATTTTTGCCGGCAAGTACAATAAAAGAAATAGTTATGAAGAATAAGATAAGTGATAATAAAGATGTCACAGATCCATCGATAATCAATATATCAATTGGTTCAGAAAAGCCGGACGAATCAGGCTCTGATGAAACGGGAGAAACAAATCCTCAAACAGATGATTTTAAATTTAATTACAATAATCAAGGTATATGTATTTTAGATATATACGGTAAAACATATCATGGAAAACTGCTTGCCATAAAAGATCCTTCAAGGGTTTTTATTGGCACTCCTGCTGAATATGGAAAAGGACTGGGCGGAGAAACTGTTCTTAATATGGTAAAAGAAACAAACTCATTGGCAGGAATAAACGGAGGTGGTTTTTATGATCCGGGAAAGGTCTCTAGTCTTGACGGAGATATTCCGACCGGTATAAACAACAGCGCAGGAATTGTAATTAAAGATGGAAAAATAAAATATATAACTGAAGGATTCGAAAATGAGAAATTTGATCTCGTGGGTATCACCGATGAAAATATTTTAATTGTCGGCACAATGACAGCCAAGCAAGCTCTTGATTTAGGTATGCGCGACTGCCTAAATTTCGGTCCGACATTGATTGTAAACGGTGTACCAAGACGTGTTGAAGGTTATGGAAGCGGTCTTAATCCGAGATCAGCAATAGGTCAACGATTAGACGGAGCAATTTTGATGTTGGTGATTGATGGCAGGCAAGCGAATAGTGTCGGCGCTAATTATGAAGATATAATGAGAATAATGCTTGAATACGGAGCGGTTAATGCGGCAAATCTTGACGGAGGTCAATCTTCTATGATGATATATGATTCAAAAATCATAACAACACCGGCCTCATTATACAAGCCGAGAAAAATTGCGACTACCTTCTTAGTAAAAAAATAA
- a CDS encoding SpoVA/SpoVAEb family sporulation membrane protein, with product MMYLNVFLIGGMLCGIAQLLIDFTGITPARILTGYVCGGVLLTAIGFYEPLVKFAGCGATVPLTGFGYSLANGVKDAVEEFGLLGVISGGLSGTAAGIGAAIIFGFTIAMLFNSKPL from the coding sequence ATGATGTATTTAAATGTTTTTCTTATAGGTGGTATGCTTTGCGGAATCGCACAGCTTCTCATTGATTTTACAGGGATTACTCCGGCTCGTATATTAACCGGATATGTATGCGGAGGCGTTCTCCTTACAGCGATAGGTTTTTATGAGCCTCTTGTTAAGTTTGCCGGATGCGGTGCAACTGTGCCTCTTACAGGTTTTGGCTATTCTCTTGCCAACGGTGTTAAAGATGCAGTAGAAGAATTCGGATTGTTAGGGGTTATTTCGGGTGGCCTTTCCGGCACTGCTGCCGGAATTGGCGCGGCTATAATATTCGGTTTTACAATTGCTATGCTTTTTAACAGTAAGCCTTTATGA
- a CDS encoding stage V sporulation protein AD: MRKVFVFTKKPKIISVSSVVGKKEKDGPLGSLFDFSYADTKASQKTWEKAESEFVKKAFEIALSKASLKNDDVDTVFCGDLINQCTVSTYGLIDRQIPYFGIYGACSTFAEGLILSGNAVESGFSEISASATSSHFCTAERQYRFPIEYGCQRTPTSQNTVTAAGAVIISSKHESNIYLNEALCGIPIQKGITDINNMGAAMAPAAADTIIRYFKLSGNNPRNFDIIATGDLGEEGHSILLEILSREGVEIGSNFTDCGKLIYDIKKQDMHAGGSGCGCSAAVTNAYFYKLLIENKIKDLLIIGTGALLSPLSSLQGMETPGIAHLIRITRET, from the coding sequence ATGAGAAAAGTATTTGTTTTTACGAAAAAGCCCAAAATAATATCTGTTTCATCTGTTGTAGGAAAAAAGGAAAAGGATGGTCCTTTAGGGTCGTTATTTGATTTTTCATATGCGGATACTAAAGCTTCTCAGAAGACATGGGAAAAAGCTGAAAGCGAATTTGTTAAAAAAGCTTTTGAAATAGCATTATCCAAAGCAAGTTTGAAAAATGACGATGTTGATACTGTTTTCTGCGGTGATCTCATAAATCAATGCACAGTAAGCACATATGGATTGATTGACAGACAAATACCGTATTTCGGTATTTACGGAGCATGTTCTACTTTCGCGGAAGGTCTTATATTATCAGGTAATGCAGTCGAATCAGGCTTTTCGGAAATCAGCGCGTCTGCTACTTCGTCTCATTTTTGTACTGCGGAAAGACAATATCGCTTCCCTATCGAATATGGATGTCAGAGAACCCCGACATCTCAGAATACGGTCACGGCAGCAGGAGCAGTTATTATTTCATCAAAACATGAGTCAAATATATATTTAAACGAAGCGTTATGCGGAATACCGATTCAAAAAGGGATTACTGACATCAATAATATGGGAGCCGCAATGGCTCCTGCAGCGGCTGATACTATAATAAGGTATTTTAAACTAAGCGGGAATAATCCTAGAAATTTTGATATCATTGCGACAGGAGATTTGGGAGAAGAAGGACATTCAATATTACTTGAAATATTATCCCGTGAAGGTGTAGAAATAGGCAGTAATTTTACTGATTGCGGAAAACTCATTTATGATATTAAAAAACAAGATATGCACGCCGGGGGTTCAGGGTGCGGATGCTCTGCAGCTGTTACAAACGCATATTTTTATAAGCTTCTTATAGAAAATAAAATAAAAGATTTATTGATAATAGGAACCGGAGCTCTTTTGAGCCCGCTCTCATCTCTGCAAGGGATGGAGACACCCGGTATAGCGCATTTGATTAGAATTACCAGGGAGACTTAA